The following proteins are encoded in a genomic region of Corythoichthys intestinalis isolate RoL2023-P3 chromosome 5, ASM3026506v1, whole genome shotgun sequence:
- the cav1 gene encoding caveolin-1, whose translation MAGGLKSTEPEEEFVHSPFIRKQGNIYKPNNKKQDGDMDNDSLNEKSMMEDVHTKEIDLVNRDPKNINDDVVKVDFVDVIAEPAGTYSFDGVWKASFTTFTVTKYWCYRLLTAVVGIPLALVWGIFFAILSFVHIWAVVPCIKSYLIEIHCVSRVYSICVHTFCDPLFEAMGKCFSNVRISTTKEV comes from the exons GAGTTTGTGCACTCGCCCTTCATCCGAAAGCAAGGCAACATTTACAAGCCCAACAACAAGAAGCAGGACGGGGACATGGACAACGACAGCCTCAACGAGAAGTCCATGATGGAGGACGTGCACACGAAGGAGATCGACCTGGTCAATAGAGATCCCAAGAACATCAACGACGATGTGGTCAAG GTGGACTTTGTGGATGTAATAGCCGAGCCGGCGGGTACGTACAGCTTCGACGGCGTGTGGAAGGCCAGCTTCACCACCTTCACCGTCACCAAGTATTGGTGCTACCGCCTGCTGACGGCAGTGGTTGGCATCCCATTGGCGCTGGTGTGGGGCATCTTCTTCGCTATCCTGTCATTTGTGCACATCTGGGCTGTGGTGCCCTGCATCAAGAGCTACCTGATCGAGATCCACTGCGTCAGCCGCGTCTACTCCATCTGTGTGCACACCTTCTGCGACCCGCTCTTTGAGGCCATGGGCAAGTGTTTCAGCAACGTGCGGATCAGCACCACAAAGGAGGTGTAG